One window of the Salvia splendens isolate huo1 chromosome 1, SspV2, whole genome shotgun sequence genome contains the following:
- the LOC121795085 gene encoding delta-aminolevulinic acid dehydratase, chloroplastic-like, with protein MASMTINSVNFGTAKGVKFEYLGLKVHQNVTCVKPHSVKFAPRTLTVNAVEAHGDGPVKKMGKSDEGCEAAVVAGNVPEAPPVPPKPSAPAGTPLVIPLRLSKRPRRNRRSPVLRAAFQETSISPANLVYPLFIHEGEEDTPIGAMPGCYRLGWRHGLVEEVAKARDVGVNSIVLFPKVPDALKTSTGDEAYNDNGLVPRTIRLLKDKYPDLVIYTDVALDPYSSDGHDGIVREDGVIMNDETVHQLCKQAVSQARAGADVVSPSDMMDGRIGAIRAALDAEGFQHVSIMSYTAKYASSFYGPFREALDSNPRFGDKKTYQMNPANYREALIETHEDEAEGADILLVKPGLPYLDIIRLLRDNSSLPIAAYQVSGEYSMIKAGGVLKMIDEERVMMESLMCLRRAGADIILTYFALQAARCMCGEKR; from the exons ATGGCTTCAATGACGATCAACTCAGTGAATTTTGGAACTGCTAAAGGTGTGAAATTTGAGTATTTAGGGCTGAAAGTGCATCAGAATGTCACTTGTGTAAAGCCTCACTCGGTCAAATTTGCACCAAGGACCCTCACAGTGAATGCTGTTGAGGCTCACGGTGACGGGCCGGTTAAGAAGATGGGAAAGAGCGATGAGGGGTGTGAGGCCGCTGTCGTTGCAGGGAATGTTCCAGAAGCCCCCCCTGTGCCCCCGAAACCATCTGCACCGGCTGGGACCCCTCTCGTCATCCCCCTT CGGCTTAGTAAAAGACCAAGGAGGAATCGCAGATCACCGGTACTGAGGGCTGCATTCCAAGAAACTAGTATAAGCCCTGCAAACCTGGTTTATCCACTTTTCATTCATGAAG GAGAAGAAGACACTCCGATTGGAGCAATGCCTGGATGTTATAGGCTTGGATGGAGACATGGACTTGTGGAAGAG GTTGCTAAGGCTCGAGATGTTGGTGTCAACAGCATCGTGCTATTCCCAAAAGTTCCCGATGCTTTGAAG ACTTCCACAGGCGACGAAGCTTATAACGACAACGGGCTGGTACCAAGAACGATAAGACTTTTGAAAGACAAGTATCCTGATCTT GTTATATACACTGACGTTGCTTTAGATCCGTATTCCTCCGATGGGCATGATGGCATTGTTAGGGAAGATG GAGTTATCATGAATGATGAAACTGTACATCAGCTCTGTAAACAGGCAGTTTCTCAG GCCAGAGCAGGAGCAGATGTTGTGAGCCCCAGTGATATGATGGATGGTCGTATCGGGGCTATTAGAGCTGCTCTGGATGCTGAAGGATTTCAGCACGTCTCCATTATGTCTTACACAGCCAA GTATGCTAGTTCATTTTACGGCCCTTTCCGAGAAGCTTTAGACTCAAATCCGAGATTCGGAGACAAAAAGAC GTACCAAATGAATCCAGCTAACTATAGAGAAGCCCTTATCGAAACCCATGAGGACGAGGCTGAAGGGGCTGATATCCTTCTG GTCAAGCCGGGCCTACCTTACCTCGACATTATACGCCTTCTGAGGGATAACTCTTCTTTGCCCATTGCTGCATACCAG GTGTCGGGCGAATACTCGATGATCAAGGCTGGTGGGGTTCTGAAAATGATAGACGAGGAGAGGGTGATGATGGAGTCGCTGATGTGTCTTCGACGAGCAGGCGCGGACATCATCCTCACATATTTTGCTTTGCAAGCCGCTAGATGCATGTGTGGGGAGAAGAGGTGA
- the LOC121795097 gene encoding IAA-amino acid hydrolase ILR1-like 6, translating to MNTHLHKSPFLSLAVAALAFSCMITTAPPPEAATERSKDNDILSYFESALNSLRNPPLKLKNHSSAAQVAKKSAADEITRIARGSDFVKWIKSVRRAIHENPELAFEEHETSRLVRRELDGLDVGYRFPLAKTGIRAMIGTGEAPFVALRADMDALPIQEAVEWEHKSKNAGKMHACGHDAHVAMLMGAARILKARENHLKGTVILLFQPAEEAGNGAKRMIEEGALEDVEAIFAMHVSHLLQTSVIGSRSGPLLAGCGFFKAIITGQQITGGNSHHSSDLVLAASAAVISLQGIVSRESNPLDSQVVSVTFMDSRDDPNVSPTSIAFGGTLRAFSTASLQRLVKRIEEVIVAQAKVYKCSATVDFFKDSDSIYPPMVNNDLMYEHVKRVSTDLGGPANFQVVEPVMGSEDFSFYSEVVPAAFFYIGIRNETLGSVHSAHSPHFMIDEDALAVGAATHAAIAERYLSERALYTGFVESNGNVHI from the exons ATGAACACGCATCTCCACAAATCGCCGTTCCTCTCTCTCGCGGTCGCCGCGCTCGCCTTCTCCTGCATGATCACCACCGCGCCGCCGCCGGAAGCGGCGACGGAGCGGTCGAAAGATAACGACATCCTCTCCTATTTCGAATCGGCGCTCAATTCGCTGAGGAATCCGCCGCTGAAGCTGAAAAACCACTCCTCAGCGGCGCAGGTGGCGAAGAAATCGGCCGCCGACGAGATCACGAGGATCGCGCGGGGATCGGATTTCGTGAAGTGGATAAAATCCGTGCGCCGCGCGATACACGAGAATCCGGAGCTAGCCTTCGAGGAGCACGAGACCAGCCGCCTCGTCCGCCGCGAATTGGACGGTCTGGATGTCGGCTACCGCTTTCCATTGGCTAAAACGGGGATCAGGGCAATGATCGGAACCGGAGAGGCGCCGTTCGTCGCCCTCAGAGCCGATATGGATGCTCTGCCGATCCAG GAAGCCGTTGAATGGGAGCACAAGAGCAAAAACGCGGGTAAAATGCACGCCTGTGGCCATGATGCTCACGTGGCGATGCTCATGGGTGCAGCTAGGATCCTCAAGGCTCGGGAGAATCACTTGAAG GGGACAGTGATTCTGCTCTTTCAGCCAGCAGAGGAAGCTGGGAATGGAGCAAAAAGAATGATTGAAGAGGGAGCTCTTGAAGATGTTGAAGCCATCTTCGCGATGCATGTATCGCACCTTCTCCAAACGTCTGTCATCGGGTCAAGATCCGGTCCTTTACTAGCTGGTTGTGGTTTCTTTAAGGCTATTATAACTGGCCAGCAGATCACTGGTGGGAATTCCCATCACTCCAGTGACCTTGTCTTAGCCGCCTCAGCCGCAGTGATCAGTTTACAGGGCATTGTATCCCGCGAATCAAATCCTTTGGATTCTCAG GTTGTCTCTGTTACTTTCATGGACAGTAGAGACGATCCTAATGTTTCGCCAACGAGCATAGCTTTTGGTGGCACCTTGAGGGCGTTCTCTACCGCAAGCTTACAGCGGCTTGTAAAACGAATAGAAGAG GTGATAGTAGCCCAAGCTAAGGTCTACAAGTGCTCAGCAACTGTCGACTTCTTCAAGGACTCAGACTCGATCTACCCTCCCATGGTGAACAACGACCTGATGTACGAGCACGTGAAGAGGGTCAGCACCGACCTAGGGGGACCCGCCAACTTCCAAGTCGTGGAGCCCGTCATGGGATCCGAGGACTTCTCCTTCTACTCGGAGGTGGTCCCCGCGGCCTTCTTCTACATAGGCATCAGGAACGAGACACTCGGCTCCGTGCACTCGGCGCACTCCCCTCATTTCATGATTGACGAAGACGCACTCGCTGTGGGTGCAGCGACTCATGCCGCGATTGCTGAGAGATATCTAAGCGAACGCGCGCTGTACACGGGGTTCGTTGAGAGCAATGGTAATGTGCATATTTAA